A genomic window from Flintibacter sp. KGMB00164 includes:
- a CDS encoding ATP-binding protein, with protein sequence MELALRAAALGGVSVYRPILKTPLMTVLSQLLQACRGGAGQEALDRYTEVFYQLRQEGFSGLGDWLWDQLRYTDNPYGTLVDLGGEDPVLEGAARRDVQALMDLVSTPCTAYLEAMTAALPQEYASVVERLPQWEAKVPFDFESLTAFYRENGCGLYARYRAFLWEEGHLVPVPDPDCPHPIELLGYEQQRQQVLDNTRLLLSGRPANNVLLFGDGGTGKSATVKSMLYREGMEDLRLIEIQKENLVGMSQLMRSLGGRRHKFILFIDDLAFDQDDKTYSSMKTILEGGLEKRPANVAIYATSNRRHLVRQNFSDRGTDEVDAFETIAEKTALAERFGLRIPYLTMNKKEYLNLVDHLAGLEGLEMDREVLHAKAMEWEIRHAGRTPRVARQFIASLRTP encoded by the coding sequence ATGGAGCTTGCCCTGCGTGCCGCCGCTCTGGGCGGCGTGAGCGTTTACCGTCCCATCCTCAAAACCCCTCTGATGACCGTGCTGAGCCAGCTTTTGCAGGCCTGCCGGGGCGGAGCGGGACAGGAGGCTCTGGACCGATACACCGAAGTGTTCTATCAGCTGCGTCAGGAGGGATTTTCCGGCCTGGGTGATTGGCTGTGGGATCAGCTGCGCTACACCGACAACCCCTACGGGACTCTGGTAGACTTGGGCGGAGAAGACCCGGTGCTGGAGGGGGCTGCCCGCCGGGATGTGCAGGCCCTGATGGACCTGGTCAGCACCCCCTGTACGGCCTATCTGGAGGCCATGACTGCCGCCCTGCCCCAGGAGTATGCCTCCGTGGTAGAGAGACTGCCCCAGTGGGAGGCCAAGGTCCCCTTTGATTTTGAGTCCCTTACCGCCTTCTACCGGGAGAATGGCTGCGGCCTGTACGCCCGGTACCGGGCCTTTCTGTGGGAGGAGGGACATCTGGTTCCGGTGCCCGATCCTGACTGTCCCCACCCCATCGAGCTGCTGGGCTATGAGCAGCAGCGCCAGCAGGTGCTGGACAACACCCGCCTGCTCCTCTCCGGCCGTCCGGCCAACAATGTGCTGCTTTTCGGCGACGGCGGAACCGGAAAGTCGGCTACCGTGAAGTCCATGCTCTACCGGGAGGGAATGGAGGACCTGCGTCTCATCGAGATCCAGAAGGAGAACCTGGTGGGCATGTCCCAGCTGATGCGCTCTCTGGGAGGCCGCCGGCACAAGTTCATCCTGTTTATTGACGACCTGGCCTTTGACCAGGACGATAAGACCTACTCCTCCATGAAGACCATCCTGGAGGGCGGCCTGGAGAAGCGCCCGGCCAACGTGGCCATCTACGCTACCTCCAACCGCCGTCATCTGGTGCGCCAGAACTTCTCCGACCGGGGCACCGACGAGGTGGATGCCTTCGAGACCATTGCGGAGAAGACCGCCCTGGCCGAGCGCTTTGGCCTGCGCATCCCCTACCTCACCATGAACAAAAAGGAGTATCTCAATCTGGTGGACCATCTGGCCGGACTGGAGGGGCTGGAGATGGACCGGGAGGTGCTTCATGCCAAGGCCATGGAGTGGGAGATTCGCCATGCCGGACGCACACCCCGGGTGGCCCGGCAGTTTATTGCATCCCTGCGTACACCCTGA
- a CDS encoding GntR family transcriptional regulator — translation MNQLSPIQLLPARDRVAAALREAILSHQLLPGRELSLKDAAQMLGVSVTPVREAFQMLDQEGLIELRPNRGAIVLGLSEQTIRDHYELRAILERDAAASVCRNGADLSAIRQAFDESKDALERGDSLAYGNCNELFHMAIWTAKGNKKIVQTLSQLWNGLSMGHKVTRESYAQISMAEHTQIMEALERRDAKAAEELMDRHIHRSMENILTHLSAAQNPEQKV, via the coding sequence ATGAATCAACTCTCCCCCATTCAACTTCTCCCCGCCCGGGATCGGGTTGCAGCCGCCTTGCGGGAAGCCATCCTCTCCCATCAGCTTCTCCCCGGCCGTGAACTCTCTCTAAAAGATGCCGCACAGATGCTTGGTGTGTCGGTCACTCCGGTACGCGAGGCTTTTCAAATGCTGGATCAGGAGGGGCTCATTGAACTGCGCCCCAACCGGGGTGCTATTGTTCTTGGTCTGAGTGAGCAAACTATTCGGGACCATTATGAGCTGCGGGCGATCCTGGAGAGGGATGCAGCTGCATCTGTGTGCCGCAACGGGGCTGATCTCTCCGCTATACGCCAGGCATTCGACGAATCCAAGGATGCTTTGGAACGCGGAGATTCCCTGGCCTACGGAAACTGCAACGAACTGTTTCACATGGCTATTTGGACGGCCAAGGGAAACAAGAAAATCGTGCAGACTCTCTCCCAGCTGTGGAACGGCCTGTCTATGGGCCACAAAGTGACCCGTGAGTCCTATGCCCAGATATCCATGGCCGAGCACACCCAAATCATGGAGGCTCTGGAACGTCGGGATGCCAAGGCAGCAGAGGAACTGATGGACCGGCATATCCACCGCAGTATGGAAAATATCCTCACCCACCTCAGTGCCGCCCAGAATCCGGAACAAAAAGTATAA
- the ttdB gene encoding L(+)-tartrate dehydratase subunit beta yields the protein MVELRDGKKVLVTPVTAEDLADIHIGDIVYLDGDLVTCRDVAHRRLIEGKRELPVDLKGKAIFHAGPIVRPIPGQEDAYEMVSVGPTTSMRMEKFEKEFVEQTGVKVIVGKGGMGPNTEYACKNFKAIHCVFPAGCAVVAATEVERIAEHHWDELGMPETLWCCKVKEFGPLIVSIDSEGRNMFEENKVVFNQKKDAAVEEICKHVSFIK from the coding sequence ATGGTAGAGCTGAGAGACGGAAAGAAAGTTCTGGTTACGCCGGTAACGGCGGAGGATCTGGCCGACATCCATATCGGCGACATCGTATATCTGGACGGCGACCTGGTGACCTGTCGTGACGTGGCCCACCGCCGCCTGATTGAGGGCAAGCGGGAGCTGCCTGTGGATTTGAAGGGAAAGGCCATTTTCCACGCTGGCCCCATTGTACGGCCCATTCCCGGCCAGGAAGACGCCTATGAGATGGTGTCTGTTGGTCCCACCACTTCCATGCGCATGGAGAAGTTTGAGAAGGAATTCGTGGAACAGACCGGCGTGAAGGTTATTGTAGGCAAGGGCGGCATGGGCCCCAACACCGAGTACGCCTGCAAGAACTTCAAGGCTATCCACTGTGTCTTCCCCGCCGGCTGCGCCGTGGTGGCTGCCACCGAGGTGGAGCGCATTGCCGAGCACCACTGGGATGAACTGGGCATGCCCGAGACTCTCTGGTGCTGCAAGGTAAAGGAATTTGGTCCCCTCATCGTATCCATCGACAGCGAGGGCCGGAACATGTTTGAGGAGAACAAAGTTGTCTTCAATCAGAAGAAAGACGCTGCGGTGGAAGAGATCTGCAAGCACGTCAGCTTCATTAAATAA
- a CDS encoding alpha/beta hydrolase-fold protein, with protein MITAYHKEYSDCLGRDMEFKVYGSGGKPVLVIPGEKGRFFQWEETGMVEALKSELERHRLQLFVADTIDAETVCNQWGDPYHRVRMHEGWYHYVVDELVPRIGELNATGQDLLVVGCSMGAYHAANFFLRRPDLFDGLIALSGVYDTYGMYQGYMDEVAYANDPCVSLSGMALDHPYIDMFNRRRMVFCCGQGAGEEASLAATRRLEQVFLRKGIRARMDYWGFDVDHSWFWWNKQMPYFLPYALGEEPWPPRAREDREEPEHAYYPYYPYSPFPPRERLLYFEEDFD; from the coding sequence ATGATCACCGCGTACCATAAGGAATACAGCGACTGCCTGGGCCGGGATATGGAATTCAAGGTCTATGGGTCCGGCGGTAAGCCTGTGCTGGTCATCCCCGGCGAGAAGGGCCGCTTCTTCCAATGGGAGGAGACCGGGATGGTGGAGGCGCTGAAGTCGGAGCTGGAGCGGCACCGCCTGCAGCTGTTTGTGGCCGACACCATCGACGCGGAGACGGTGTGCAACCAGTGGGGCGACCCCTACCACCGGGTGCGCATGCACGAGGGTTGGTACCACTATGTGGTGGATGAACTGGTCCCCCGCATCGGTGAACTGAACGCCACCGGGCAGGATCTGCTGGTGGTGGGCTGCTCCATGGGTGCCTACCACGCGGCCAACTTCTTTTTGCGCCGCCCCGACCTATTTGACGGGCTGATCGCCCTGTCAGGCGTGTACGACACCTATGGGATGTATCAAGGCTATATGGATGAGGTGGCCTATGCCAACGACCCCTGTGTCAGCCTGTCCGGCATGGCTTTGGACCACCCCTATATCGATATGTTCAACCGCCGGCGCATGGTGTTCTGCTGCGGGCAGGGAGCGGGAGAGGAAGCCTCCCTGGCAGCTACCCGCCGTCTGGAGCAGGTATTCCTGCGCAAAGGTATTCGGGCCAGAATGGACTACTGGGGCTTTGATGTGGATCACAGCTGGTTCTGGTGGAACAAGCAGATGCCCTACTTTTTGCCCTATGCCCTGGGAGAAGAGCCTTGGCCGCCCAGAGCCAGAGAGGACCGGGAGGAGCCGGAGCACGCCTATTATCCCTACTATCCTTACTCCCCCTTCCCGCCCCGGGAGCGGCTGCTCTACTTTGAAGAGGACTTTGACTAA
- a CDS encoding NUDIX domain-containing protein yields the protein MDSITQYFQLAARRPELFAPSNQIPLCMDEETLRNYSASTGKPVGVVYDNSPYYFVLADLCIRENGELYTYARVVYPHKSNGVVVIPCRNGRFGLLSIFRHPPRMESGGEFPRGFGEDLTPAENGAKELWEELGVRIAPEELEFLGEIQTDTGISAGKVQVFCAQVGEVDIPADNGEGIHGLRWVTPEEIAQQVADGTITDGITLGAYLQYLCRKKETASLL from the coding sequence ATGGACTCGATTACCCAGTATTTTCAGCTGGCCGCCCGGCGGCCTGAGCTCTTCGCCCCCTCCAACCAGATTCCTCTTTGCATGGACGAGGAGACACTGCGAAACTACTCTGCCTCTACTGGAAAACCGGTAGGGGTCGTCTACGACAACTCGCCCTACTACTTTGTTCTGGCTGATCTGTGCATACGGGAAAATGGGGAGCTATATACCTACGCCCGGGTGGTCTACCCCCACAAGAGTAATGGTGTGGTCGTGATCCCCTGCCGGAATGGCCGTTTTGGTCTTCTGTCCATTTTCCGTCATCCCCCCCGTATGGAGAGCGGCGGAGAATTTCCCCGAGGCTTTGGGGAGGATCTGACTCCGGCGGAAAACGGAGCCAAGGAGCTTTGGGAAGAGCTGGGTGTCCGCATTGCCCCAGAGGAATTGGAGTTTTTGGGGGAAATTCAGACCGATACCGGCATCAGTGCCGGCAAGGTACAGGTATTTTGTGCCCAGGTAGGAGAAGTAGACATCCCCGCCGACAACGGAGAGGGCATCCACGGTTTGCGCTGGGTCACACCGGAGGAGATAGCTCAGCAGGTGGCCGACGGCACCATTACTGACGGAATTACTCTGGGTGCCTATTTACAGTATCTGTGTCGAAAAAAGGAAACGGCTTCCTTGCTGTAA
- a CDS encoding GntR family transcriptional regulator — MNPPMISQTLRDQIAAQLRREIACGRLTDGEELTQERVSAALAVSRIPVREAFLQLESEGVLRRLPNRHVQVVGSTPQRQRQGLEFLSTVECEIVRLNPDGPNYSLLEQQLILCRRALEAGDLESLYRCDDQFHLALGHGLNHPAILQFHAVGRRGLLEAAVAPLPGETILTLNEAILAACQQDREALCRQIQRYYLAYTEVEYP, encoded by the coding sequence ATGAATCCCCCCATGATCAGTCAGACCCTGCGGGATCAAATTGCTGCCCAGCTGCGCAGGGAGATTGCCTGCGGCCGTCTGACTGACGGAGAGGAACTGACCCAGGAGCGGGTATCCGCTGCTCTGGCGGTATCCCGTATCCCAGTTCGCGAGGCCTTTCTCCAACTGGAGTCGGAGGGGGTGCTGCGCCGCCTTCCTAACCGGCATGTCCAGGTGGTGGGTTCCACCCCGCAGCGGCAGCGGCAGGGACTGGAGTTTTTGTCAACGGTGGAGTGTGAGATTGTCCGTCTGAACCCGGATGGTCCTAACTATTCTCTGCTGGAACAGCAGCTTATCCTCTGCCGCCGTGCTCTGGAGGCAGGCGATTTGGAAAGTCTCTACCGCTGTGACGATCAGTTTCACCTGGCCTTGGGCCACGGATTGAACCACCCTGCAATTTTACAGTTCCACGCCGTGGGACGCAGAGGCCTGCTGGAGGCCGCCGTTGCTCCCCTCCCCGGCGAAACCATCCTGACCTTAAACGAGGCTATCCTAGCCGCCTGTCAGCAGGACCGTGAAGCCTTGTGCCGGCAGATCCAGCGCTACTATCTGGCCTATACTGAGGTGGAATATCCATGA